A genomic stretch from Acetonema longum DSM 6540 includes:
- a CDS encoding type II toxin-antitoxin system RelE/ParE family toxin, whose product MPSMQRKKYTVNVTPRAAADLERLTDWWLLEKENPLIAKSIHDSFWDKALTLEDRAYLYRVPWDTHPQLADLDYHLFTFNPKYHAVMLYRIDEATNTVHVQFVCDSRENKILTEMIDIAKKMNLLNL is encoded by the coding sequence ACGGTTAATGTCACCCCCCGTGCAGCAGCGGATTTAGAACGTTTGACAGATTGGTGGCTGCTTGAAAAAGAAAATCCTCTCATCGCTAAAAGCATTCATGATTCTTTTTGGGACAAGGCTCTCACTTTAGAAGACAGAGCTTATTTATACCGCGTTCCCTGGGATACTCATCCGCAACTGGCAGACCTTGATTACCACTTATTCACGTTCAACCCGAAGTATCATGCCGTAATGCTCTATCGAATTGATGAAGCTACTAACACGGTACATGTCCAATTTGTTTGTGATTCGAGGGAAAACAAGATTTTAACGGAAATGATAGATATAGCCAAGAAAATGAATCTTCTTAATTTATAA